In a genomic window of Vicia villosa cultivar HV-30 ecotype Madison, WI unplaced genomic scaffold, Vvil1.0 ctg.000301F_1_1_2_unsc, whole genome shotgun sequence:
- the LOC131626528 gene encoding uncharacterized protein LOC131626528: protein MAGRNDAAIAVALEAMTQAMQNQPNADENVGSHILTTFQRENPPVFKGKHDADGALDWLKEIERIFCVMDCTPTQKVRYGTHMLANEADDWWLEALARLEASGDEITRIVFRREFLRKYYPEDVRGKKEIEFLELTQGNMSFIEYAAKFTELAKFYHHFDDEGAEFSKCIMFQNGLR, encoded by the coding sequence atggctgggaggaatgatgctgcgatAGCTGTTGCTTTGGAAGCGATGACTCAGGCTATGCAGAACCAACCGAATGCTGACGAGAATGTTGGATCTCATATCTTGACGACTTTCCAAAGAGAGAATCCGCCAGTGTTCAAGGGTAAGCATGACGctgatggtgctcttgattggttgAAGGAGATCGAGCGAATCTTTTGTGTTATGGATTGTACTCCTACACAGAAGGTTAGATATGGCACTCATATGCTGGCTaatgaagctgatgattggtggttgGAGGCGCTTGCTAGGTTGGAGGCTTCAGGTGATGAAATCACTAGGATTGTGTTCCGTAGGGAGTTTCTGAGAAAGTactatcctgaagatgttcgagGTAAGAAAGAGATAGAGTTCCTAGAGTTGACGCAAGGGAACATGTCCTTTAttgagtatgctgccaagttcacTGAATTGGCTAAGTTCTATCATCACTTTGATGACGAAGGTgctgaattttctaagtgcatcatGTTCCAGAACGGGTTGCGCTAA